The Eggerthella guodeyinii sequence CTTCATGATGCGGGTTTCAAGCTGGTCTTCGGGAATGTCGACGAGCTTGAGGTCGAGCGGCGTGTCGACGAGGCCGCCCACGGCCACGACGCGCTCCTGGAGCACCGAGTCGTCGCTGCTGGAATGCAGCGCGATGCCGTTCGGGTCGGTGGAGGCGGAAAGCTGGTAGAACGCCAGGTCGTTGTCCGTGAGCACGTTCTGGTCGAACGAGAACGCGCCGTTCACGTCGGCCACGGCGGTGAAGCCCTGCATCTGGTCGTACTTGACCTCGTCCCACAGGGGCATGTCGCCGGAGACGGGGTCGATGTAGTGGCACGACAGGCAGTTGCCGTTCTTGTCGGTGAAGTTGTCGCTGTTGAGATGGGAGTTGTGGATGACGTTGCCCATCTCGAGGCCCGAGCGTCCGAACAGCGGCTTCTGCTGGCCGTCATGGCAGGCGATGCACGTGGTGACGTTGATGGGGTCGTCGCCGTAGCTGTTCAGGCCGTTGTGCGAGATGGGGCACCACTCGATCGCGTTCTCGAGCGAGTGGCACGACGTGCAGCCGCGTTCCTCGGCCTTGATGATGCCCATGTTGTAGCCGCGCGCGTCGTTGGGCACGGGCTGCACCTGCGTGCCGTCCTCGAGCGTGGTGACCGTCGCCTTGTACAGCTCCTTCGAGTCCTCGTCGCGCTTCGTTCGGTTGGCCACGTAGTCCTCGAGCTTCGCAGGGTCGTCGAACGTGTCGCGCCCGGCCTGGAGGTCGTAGGATTTCGTGACGCTGTCCGCGGGCTGGTCGGCCGCCGCCGGCTCGGGCGCCGCCTGAGGCTGGCACGCGCACAGGCCCAGCGCGGCCGTCGCCGCGACGCAGCAGGCGAGCGTGATGGCGAGCTTGCACGGCGTACCTC is a genomic window containing:
- a CDS encoding molybdopterin-dependent oxidoreductase translates to MTVEKRRGAARGGTPCKLAITLACCVAATAALGLCACQPQAAPEPAAADQPADSVTKSYDLQAGRDTFDDPAKLEDYVANRTKRDEDSKELYKATVTTLEDGTQVQPVPNDARGYNMGIIKAEERGCTSCHSLENAIEWCPISHNGLNSYGDDPINVTTCIACHDGQQKPLFGRSGLEMGNVIHNSHLNSDNFTDKNGNCLSCHYIDPVSGDMPLWDEVKYDQMQGFTAVADVNGAFSFDQNVLTDNDLAFYQLSASTDPNGIALHSSSDDSVLQERVVAVGGLVDTPLDLKLVDIPEDQLETRIMKMNCSANGVGDAFIANAEITGIPFETICEQAGVQGGAVTLVCEEGKSTFKVDWLIEKKAILAFKMNGENLPSELGYPCTMFTEGTGASSSRRYITELQFSDEAEVKKWKNDVPGTLVPGEDDTYFNKPVGAFLNVRDGQIFSGTSSVTFEGYADGFNEQVTEVSFSLDQGKTWQTCDTSSSTIDRWIYWTYRIDGLEPGSYDLRMRIVTETGRVIPQDVDTVFHIQ